Proteins encoded in a region of the Mercenaria mercenaria strain notata chromosome 1, MADL_Memer_1, whole genome shotgun sequence genome:
- the LOC123532286 gene encoding uncharacterized protein LOC123532286, whose product MDLLPSVDLLRDYLVAHDRAVREIIALDQYIEQMSEQTFLSSMGECMNSTLQKMIRISVAEGLKRMYKEYRLQKWLKVQEMAKTVRRVLDAEVNPTELVPQSHQDQIVPVHYNQPPYWQAQNMNLQIPLQDNQNWQPANSIQHMVSPVHIPYQEVISPIQTPNGTDNTTVSRRHVTGATPEEFHQFSVARFSPTENNPASRQLFEDENDIISVECDISSAISEVQEPLHQIIQTPLSGSSVTGQIIIENVTIQNSEENQSVIIPMIQMEQQQIINEHLEESDEEMDWDSDESSYNESEESLAGVLFAAEHLLPDEQAVRLDVEMGDMGIGHMVFDRVSATWFTAHCEFYRAD is encoded by the coding sequence atcAGTACATTGAACAGATGAGTGAGCAGACTTTTCTCTCTTCCATGGGAGAATGCATGAACTCAACCCTCCAGAAAATGATCCGCATCTCTGTCGCTGAAGGTCTGAAGAGAATGTACAAGGAGTACCGTCTGCAGAAATGGCTGAAAGTTCAAGAAATGGCAAAAACTGTCCGTCGAGTACTAGATGCTGAGGTCAATCCAACTGAACTGGTACCACAATCTCACCAGGATCAGATAGTGCCGGTGCACTATAACCAACCTCCGTACTGGCAAGCCCAGAACATGAACCTGCAGATACCCTTGCAAGACAACCAGAACTGGCAACCTGCCAACTCCATCCAACATATGGTATCTCCAGTCCATATTCCATATCAAGAAGTGATCTCACCTATTCAAACTCCAAACGGAACTGACAACACTACTGTCAGCAGACGTCATGTAACAGGTGCCACCCCTGAAGAATTTCACCAGTTTTCTGTTGCTAGGTTTAGTCCCACTGAAAACAACCCTGCCTCCAGACAACTTTTTGAAGatgaaaatgacattatttcTGTAGAATGTGACATTTCTAGTGCTATCAGTGAAGTTCAGGAGCCTCTGCATCAAATTATTCAAACACCTTTGTCTGGTTCTAGTGTTACTGGCcaaataattattgaaaatgtgaccATTCAGAATTCAGAGGAGAACCAGTCTGTGATAATTCCCATGATTCAAATGGAGCAGCAACAGATCATCAATGAGCATCTGGAGGAGTCTGATGAAGAAATGGACTGGGATAGTGATGAATCTAGTTACAATGAATCAGAAGAGAGTTTAGCTGGTGTGTTGTTTGCAGCGGAGCACCTGCTACCAGACGAACAGGCAGTGAGACTGGATGTTGAGATGGGAGACATGGGAATTGGACACATGGTTTTTGATCGTGTATCAGCCACGTGGTTTACTGCACACTGTGAATTCTACAGGGCCGACTAG